A window of the Paenibacillus antri genome harbors these coding sequences:
- a CDS encoding MalY/PatB family protein — protein MKYDFDRLHDRRGTASYKWDQLTTLFGGEDVLPLWVADMDFVTAKPIVDAMTERAQAGIYGYTIRTDEWIEAIQGWYRRRHNWDIAKESIVASPSVVTSLSLAVDLFSEPGAGVILQAPVYYPFYDVIRSNGRQVLKNALKISEATGLYEMDFESLEEHMRSGAKLLLLCNPHNPGGRVWTREELTKLAALAAQYDVTVVSDEIHGDLVFAPNAYTPYATVGEEAAATSLSLLAPTKTFNLPGIGSSFIVTNDPAKRAKLNTQMKKLSIHMQNHFAHFATIAAYNEGDEWLDQLLPYIKGNVDYAIAALRERAPMLKVMPPEGTYLLWVDARELGLNAKGMSQFMNAEAKVAFNEGSSYGDEGVGYVRINCACPRSILEEALRRFVGAVERKVAVK, from the coding sequence ATGAAATACGATTTCGACCGATTGCATGACCGAAGAGGCACCGCCTCTTATAAATGGGACCAATTGACGACGCTGTTCGGCGGCGAGGACGTGCTGCCGTTATGGGTGGCGGATATGGACTTCGTCACGGCGAAGCCGATCGTCGACGCGATGACGGAGCGCGCGCAGGCCGGCATCTACGGCTACACGATCCGGACCGACGAATGGATCGAGGCGATCCAAGGCTGGTACCGCCGCCGGCACAACTGGGACATCGCGAAGGAATCGATCGTGGCGAGCCCGAGCGTCGTGACGAGCTTGTCGCTGGCGGTCGATCTGTTCTCCGAGCCGGGGGCCGGCGTCATCCTGCAAGCGCCCGTGTATTATCCGTTTTACGACGTCATCCGCTCGAACGGGCGCCAGGTGCTGAAGAACGCGCTCAAGATTTCCGAAGCGACGGGCCTGTACGAGATGGACTTCGAAAGCCTGGAGGAGCATATGCGTTCCGGCGCCAAGCTGCTGCTGCTGTGCAATCCGCACAATCCGGGCGGACGCGTCTGGACGCGCGAGGAGCTGACGAAGCTTGCCGCGCTCGCCGCGCAATACGACGTCACCGTCGTGTCCGACGAAATCCACGGGGATCTCGTTTTCGCGCCGAACGCTTATACGCCGTATGCGACGGTCGGCGAGGAGGCGGCCGCCACGTCCCTCTCGCTGCTCGCGCCGACGAAGACGTTCAATCTGCCGGGCATCGGGTCGTCGTTCATCGTCACGAACGATCCGGCGAAGCGCGCGAAGCTGAATACCCAAATGAAGAAGCTTTCGATTCATATGCAAAACCATTTCGCCCACTTCGCGACGATCGCGGCGTACAACGAAGGCGACGAGTGGCTCGATCAGCTGCTGCCGTACATTAAGGGCAACGTCGATTACGCGATCGCCGCGCTGCGGGAGCGGGCGCCGATGCTGAAGGTCATGCCGCCGGAGGGCACGTACTTGCTGTGGGTCGACGCGCGCGAGCTCGGGCTGAACGCGAAAGGCATGTCGCAGTTCATGAACGCGGAGGCGAAGGTCGCCTTTAACGAAGGCTCGTCTTACGGCGATGAGGGCGTCGGGTACGTACGCATCAACTGCGCATGCCCGCGGTCGATTCTCGAGGAGGCGCTGCGCCGCTTCGTCGGCGCGGTGGAGCGCAAGGTCGCGGTGAAATAA
- a CDS encoding stalk domain-containing protein translates to MHFGKTIATALVAALLATGAAGPTASAVNIWGLNKQAVEAEAKGDYAAAIAKLNGMIPTLVADKDYTNAANIYRRIGQNYASLKQYDLAAAAWDNESANWSAAGKAAETAASKRRADYVRSVVRLFAAVEPQALADTYERGALFEPSVGAYLGAYAESDPKAHDTKHWKYFYTDKFPELTGRKHAAYMLYTTWGRSFDELSAHVEEAKEHGTALQIALQPMNGLAEVTDGAYIREYARAAGESGVPIFLRFANEMNGNWVPWSGDPAAYIEKFRLVADVFHEEAPDNVVMAWSPNDIPVDTITQYYPGDAYVDWIGVSLYSIYNPALDPLKAGVDRSNHLQKFEHIYDLYAKKKPLFISEGAISYIYPEEDRLVEAWAAYRTKEFYATLPMLYPGVKAVFWFDATKTEAAREKHFMLSANDALLNAYKQAIQHPFYLDTIGQESEKAYIDAAEAGLPPRVVELSAYVQTVEPMLGKVEYAFQGKTIGTATAAPWTIAHDFAPYRGQAITIEVKAYGADGKLATTQRVKATVGDALVTLKGKRLDFDAQPKIENGRMFVPIKQIADALQAKTVWNAAERSITLTDDAKKLSVTLALGSKSARKNGETVALEAAPFSANGRTYIPLSFVAEAFGLAKSWDDATGTAVFQ, encoded by the coding sequence ATGCATTTCGGGAAAACGATCGCGACGGCGCTCGTCGCGGCGCTGCTCGCGACAGGCGCGGCGGGGCCGACGGCGAGCGCCGTCAATATTTGGGGACTGAACAAGCAAGCGGTCGAAGCGGAAGCGAAGGGCGATTACGCGGCGGCGATCGCGAAGCTGAACGGCATGATTCCGACGCTGGTCGCGGACAAGGATTACACGAACGCGGCGAACATCTACAGGCGGATCGGCCAAAACTACGCGAGTTTAAAACAATACGATCTCGCGGCCGCGGCATGGGACAACGAGTCGGCGAATTGGAGCGCCGCGGGCAAGGCGGCGGAGACGGCTGCATCCAAACGGCGGGCGGATTACGTGCGCAGCGTCGTGAGGCTGTTCGCGGCCGTCGAACCGCAGGCGCTCGCCGATACATACGAACGCGGCGCCTTGTTCGAGCCGAGCGTAGGCGCGTATCTCGGCGCGTACGCGGAATCGGACCCGAAGGCGCACGATACGAAGCATTGGAAGTACTTCTATACGGACAAGTTCCCGGAGCTGACCGGGCGCAAGCACGCCGCGTATATGCTGTATACGACCTGGGGACGGTCGTTCGACGAGCTGTCCGCCCACGTCGAGGAGGCGAAGGAGCACGGCACCGCGCTGCAGATCGCGCTGCAGCCGATGAACGGCCTCGCCGAGGTGACGGACGGCGCCTATATCCGCGAGTACGCGCGGGCGGCGGGCGAATCCGGCGTGCCGATCTTCCTGCGCTTCGCCAACGAGATGAACGGCAATTGGGTGCCGTGGTCCGGCGATCCGGCGGCGTACATCGAGAAGTTCCGGCTCGTCGCCGACGTCTTCCACGAGGAAGCGCCGGACAACGTCGTGATGGCGTGGTCGCCGAACGACATTCCGGTCGACACGATAACGCAATACTACCCGGGGGACGCGTACGTCGATTGGATCGGCGTCAGCTTGTACAGCATCTATAACCCGGCGCTCGATCCGCTCAAGGCGGGCGTGGACCGTTCGAATCACTTGCAGAAGTTCGAACACATCTACGACTTGTACGCGAAGAAGAAGCCGCTGTTCATTTCGGAAGGCGCGATATCGTACATCTACCCGGAGGAAGACCGACTGGTGGAGGCGTGGGCCGCATACCGGACGAAGGAGTTCTACGCGACGCTGCCGATGTTGTATCCCGGCGTGAAGGCCGTCTTCTGGTTCGACGCGACGAAGACGGAGGCGGCGCGCGAGAAGCACTTCATGCTGTCCGCGAACGATGCGCTGCTGAACGCGTATAAACAGGCGATCCAGCATCCCTTTTACCTCGATACGATCGGGCAAGAGAGCGAGAAGGCGTATATCGACGCCGCCGAAGCGGGACTGCCGCCGCGCGTCGTAGAGCTGAGCGCTTACGTGCAGACGGTCGAGCCGATGCTCGGCAAGGTCGAATACGCGTTTCAAGGCAAGACGATCGGCACGGCGACCGCGGCGCCTTGGACGATCGCGCACGATTTCGCGCCGTACCGCGGGCAAGCCATAACGATCGAGGTGAAGGCGTACGGCGCCGACGGGAAGCTCGCGACGACGCAGCGGGTGAAGGCGACGGTCGGCGACGCGCTCGTAACGCTGAAGGGCAAGCGCCTCGACTTCGATGCGCAGCCGAAGATCGAGAACGGCCGCATGTTCGTGCCGATCAAGCAAATCGCGGACGCGCTGCAGGCGAAGACGGTCTGGAACGCCGCAGAACGGTCCATCACGCTGACGGACGACGCGAAGAAGCTGTCCGTGACGCTCGCGCTCGGCAGCAAGTCGGCGCGGAAGAACGGCGAGACGGTCGCGCTGGAGGCGGCGCCGTTCTCGGCGAACGGCAGGACGTACATTCCGCTCAGCTTCGTCGCGGAAGCGTTCGGCCTCGCGAAGTCGTGGGACGATGCGACGGGGACGGCCGTTTTCCAATAA
- a CDS encoding DUF559 domain-containing protein, with translation MHPELRRFIDAFEREAREEGRLRHTLGYAETRFLERVWGPFMNFNFDGLKPEYPFLDFEGGQRFVDFFYSKGPVKLIIEIDGYTTHAKEISKSKFRDHVRRQNRLMYSGWFLLRFTADEVETDEGYCQAELLKAIGYCWTASAGAGALPLNAGDLWAYRKKAIELYAIHQGGQNVKPTNFAYEHGVGRTTAQRWFERAAEEGLLAPLRRGTRVYGYTLADTSEITTRRSI, from the coding sequence ATGCATCCGGAGCTGCGGCGGTTCATCGATGCGTTCGAGCGCGAAGCGCGGGAGGAGGGACGTCTCCGACACACGCTCGGTTACGCCGAAACCCGGTTCCTGGAACGCGTTTGGGGACCGTTCATGAATTTCAATTTCGACGGTCTGAAGCCGGAGTACCCGTTCCTCGATTTCGAAGGGGGGCAGCGGTTCGTCGATTTCTTTTACTCCAAGGGACCGGTGAAGCTCATCATAGAAATCGACGGTTACACTACGCATGCGAAAGAAATCTCGAAGTCCAAGTTCCGAGATCATGTCCGCAGGCAGAACCGGTTGATGTATTCCGGGTGGTTTCTCCTCAGATTTACAGCGGACGAGGTGGAAACCGACGAAGGGTACTGCCAGGCGGAGCTGCTGAAGGCGATCGGGTATTGCTGGACGGCGTCGGCGGGGGCAGGGGCTTTGCCGTTGAACGCGGGCGATCTGTGGGCGTACCGGAAGAAAGCCATAGAACTGTATGCAATTCATCAGGGCGGCCAAAACGTCAAACCGACGAATTTCGCGTACGAACACGGCGTCGGCCGCACGACGGCGCAGCGATGGTTCGAGCGGGCGGCCGAGGAAGGGCTGCTGGCGCCTTTGCGACGAGGCACCAGAGTATACGGCTACACGCTTGCGGATACTTCCGAAATTACGACGAGGCGTAGCATTTAG
- a CDS encoding FtsX-like permease family protein, with the protein MTFRALAIRNVRGGWRRYAAFLLSSSAAVMIAYLFASFVAHPDVRSGDIIGGAAVAQGLIACVYLIAVFSFFFVLYSSSSFYKTRQKEFGLLQLLGMTPWQIRRLAFAEQLIVAACAIVCGLGLGVLFSKLFYMGIGELLRTEAPVRFLIVWPAALWTAVGFAALFAAVAAVSLFGIGRKPVIELLRASRKPKRPPLASAWLTALAVAALGGGYVLAYMTNLRTVLMLMMPVTGLVVLGTYFLFTQGCIAALGRLMRSRGYYWKGVRLLALSQLSYRLKDTARMMFSVAVLFAVVFTAIGTVYVFHQDIKDQLLVNTPFALSIEEKGLDTRKVVDPEALEALFAKHGIEPEVETRTPLLDVTANVNLYGRADSEAALIEESSWNALAAELGLPAADVESGRTMFAYPFERMGRSGEETRGESVDFVVADGTLTFVSSGTIYAAATNHGKLLWILDDADFEEALGLVPDAERTVLYAYDWSGWESDAAFAKEAQALAAPELPRSLVRERITGYQDVQQFASLTLFIGLFVGVLFFFAAGSLLYFKQFTELEEDRQTYRQLLRIGVSPKELRSVIRAQIGSVFGIPFVVGTVHALFAYKMLGNVMQTNVWASALSVVAAFALLQLLYYAVTERAYMRQLGIAEAG; encoded by the coding sequence ATGACGTTTCGCGCTCTCGCCATCCGTAACGTTCGAGGCGGGTGGCGGCGGTATGCGGCGTTCCTGCTCAGTAGCTCGGCCGCCGTCATGATCGCTTATTTATTCGCCTCGTTCGTCGCGCATCCGGACGTCCGCTCCGGGGACATTATCGGCGGCGCCGCCGTCGCGCAAGGACTGATCGCTTGCGTGTACTTGATCGCCGTCTTTTCGTTCTTCTTCGTGTTATATTCGAGCTCGTCGTTCTACAAAACTCGGCAGAAGGAGTTCGGTCTGCTTCAGCTGCTCGGGATGACGCCGTGGCAAATTCGAAGGCTTGCGTTCGCGGAGCAGCTGATCGTCGCGGCTTGCGCGATCGTCTGCGGGCTCGGACTCGGGGTTTTGTTTTCCAAGCTGTTCTATATGGGGATCGGGGAGCTGCTTCGTACCGAAGCGCCGGTTCGCTTCCTGATCGTTTGGCCCGCGGCGCTGTGGACGGCGGTCGGATTCGCCGCGTTGTTCGCCGCGGTCGCCGCGGTTTCGCTGTTCGGCATCGGCCGCAAGCCCGTCATCGAGCTGCTGCGCGCCTCGCGCAAGCCGAAGCGGCCGCCTCTCGCCTCGGCGTGGCTGACGGCGCTCGCGGTCGCCGCGCTCGGCGGGGGTTATGTCCTTGCGTACATGACGAATTTGCGGACGGTCCTCATGCTGATGATGCCGGTCACCGGACTCGTCGTGCTCGGGACGTATTTCTTGTTCACCCAAGGCTGCATCGCCGCCTTAGGCCGGTTGATGCGCAGCCGCGGCTATTATTGGAAGGGCGTGCGGCTGCTGGCGCTGTCTCAGCTGTCGTACCGGTTGAAGGATACGGCGCGGATGATGTTTTCCGTGGCGGTGCTGTTCGCGGTCGTCTTCACGGCCATCGGGACGGTGTACGTGTTCCATCAAGACATTAAAGACCAATTGCTGGTCAATACGCCGTTCGCGCTCAGCATCGAGGAGAAGGGGCTCGACACGCGCAAGGTCGTGGATCCGGAGGCGCTGGAGGCGTTATTCGCGAAGCACGGCATCGAGCCGGAGGTCGAGACGCGCACGCCGCTGTTGGACGTTACGGCGAACGTCAATTTGTACGGGAGAGCGGACTCGGAAGCGGCGCTGATCGAGGAGTCGTCCTGGAACGCGCTCGCCGCGGAGCTGGGGCTGCCGGCGGCGGACGTCGAGTCGGGGCGTACGATGTTCGCATACCCGTTCGAGCGGATGGGTAGGTCCGGGGAAGAGACGAGAGGCGAGAGCGTCGACTTCGTCGTCGCGGACGGGACGTTGACGTTCGTCTCTAGCGGAACGATCTATGCGGCCGCCACGAACCACGGCAAGCTGCTGTGGATTTTGGACGACGCGGACTTCGAAGAAGCGCTCGGGCTAGTTCCCGATGCGGAGCGAACGGTGCTGTACGCTTACGACTGGAGCGGCTGGGAGTCGGACGCCGCCTTCGCGAAGGAGGCGCAGGCGCTCGCGGCGCCGGAGCTGCCGCGTTCGCTCGTACGGGAGCGGATCACCGGGTACCAGGACGTCCAACAATTCGCTTCGCTTACGTTATTTATCGGCTTGTTCGTCGGCGTTTTGTTCTTCTTCGCGGCGGGGAGCTTGCTCTACTTCAAGCAATTCACCGAGTTGGAAGAGGATCGGCAGACGTACCGTCAGCTGCTGCGGATCGGCGTATCGCCGAAGGAGCTGCGCAGCGTCATCCGCGCGCAGATCGGCTCGGTGTTCGGCATTCCGTTCGTGGTCGGCACGGTGCATGCGTTGTTCGCGTACAAGATGCTCGGGAACGTCATGCAAACGAACGTATGGGCGAGCGCGCTGTCCGTCGTGGCCGCGTTCGCGCTGCTGCAGCTGCTGTACTACGCCGTCACGGAACGGGCGTACATGCGGCAGCTCGGCATCGCGGAAGCGGGCTGA
- a CDS encoding ABC transporter ATP-binding protein: MVVLQAERLSKTYGRGAVTYQALENFDLTVEEGEFVGVMGPSGSGKTTLLNLLATIDKPTAGAIRVGGVDPSRMSASELALFRRRKLGFIFQDFNLLDTLTMKENIILPLALDKTKPKEIERRVVELAEMLGIAHTLDKRTYEVSGGQLQRAAIARAFIHEPDIVLADELTGNLDSKAAGDVMEALRDMNERRRATVLMVTHDPFAASFCKRILFIKDGRRFAELRGGGGGRQAFFQEILDMLSVLGGHAHDVSRSRHP, encoded by the coding sequence ATGGTTGTGCTGCAAGCGGAACGGTTATCGAAAACTTACGGCCGCGGGGCGGTTACGTATCAAGCGTTGGAAAATTTCGACCTGACGGTGGAGGAAGGGGAATTCGTCGGCGTCATGGGGCCGTCGGGAAGCGGCAAGACGACGCTGCTGAACCTGCTCGCCACGATCGACAAGCCGACGGCGGGCGCGATCCGCGTGGGCGGCGTCGATCCGTCGCGCATGTCGGCGAGCGAGCTTGCGTTGTTTCGGCGGAGAAAGCTCGGGTTCATTTTCCAAGACTTCAACTTGCTCGACACTTTGACGATGAAGGAAAACATCATTCTGCCGCTGGCGCTCGACAAGACGAAGCCGAAGGAGATCGAACGGCGGGTCGTCGAGCTGGCGGAGATGCTGGGCATCGCGCATACGCTGGACAAGCGGACGTACGAAGTGTCCGGGGGGCAGCTGCAGCGAGCCGCGATCGCGCGGGCGTTCATCCATGAGCCGGACATCGTGCTGGCGGACGAGCTGACCGGGAACCTCGACTCCAAGGCGGCCGGCGACGTGATGGAGGCGCTGCGCGACATGAACGAGCGGCGCCGGGCGACGGTGCTCATGGTGACGCACGATCCGTTCGCCGCGAGCTTCTGCAAGCGGATCTTGTTCATCAAGGACGGTCGGCGCTTCGCGGAGCTGCGCGGCGGAGGCGGCGGTCGGCAAGCCTTCTTCCAGGAAATACTCGATATGTTAAGCGTGCTGGGGGGTCATGCGCATGACGTTTCGCGCTCTCGCCATCCGTAA
- a CDS encoding sensor histidine kinase, translating to MRLNHFLADRLGYIVLFLLNTLLAVLVVQLDLARQGASLLLGNVAYLIVLSACGLAAFLLYDYARNRAYYRELEAASREEGGLERALLVRSRGTTEQRLVREALERAYRTYADALSRSTRAQERQLHQLQQWAHQMKTPIAVIDLLAQSEEERGGERPEAMASVREEAERLNGYVSMMLEAARLERFETDVRVRRVDAASIARGAINEYRSAWIRYGVFPRLAAEEAPYWVETDEKWASFVCKQLLGNALKYSAAAGGTRVEVRLARTPEGVRLEVADEGIGIPPEDMPRVFEPFFTGANGRLVAESTGMGLYVAKEACDRLGHRLSISSSPGAGTTATVLFADTGALFREPLGR from the coding sequence ATGAGGCTGAATCATTTTCTGGCGGATCGTCTGGGGTATATTGTCCTCTTCTTATTGAACACGCTTCTTGCCGTGCTGGTCGTGCAACTCGATCTCGCCCGTCAAGGAGCGTCTTTGCTTCTGGGGAACGTTGCATACTTGATCGTCTTGTCGGCTTGCGGACTGGCGGCGTTCTTATTGTACGATTACGCGCGAAACCGCGCCTACTATCGCGAGCTCGAGGCCGCTTCGCGCGAGGAGGGCGGGCTGGAGCGGGCGCTGTTGGTGCGTTCGCGCGGCACGACGGAGCAGCGGCTTGTCCGCGAGGCTTTGGAGCGCGCGTACCGGACGTACGCCGATGCGCTGTCGCGCTCGACGCGCGCGCAAGAGCGTCAGCTTCACCAGCTGCAGCAATGGGCGCACCAGATGAAGACGCCGATCGCCGTAATCGATCTGCTCGCGCAGTCGGAAGAGGAGCGCGGCGGCGAACGGCCGGAGGCGATGGCCAGCGTTCGGGAGGAAGCCGAGCGGCTGAACGGCTACGTATCGATGATGCTCGAGGCGGCCAGGCTTGAACGGTTCGAGACGGACGTCCGCGTGCGCCGGGTCGACGCCGCGAGCATCGCCCGGGGCGCGATCAACGAGTACCGCAGCGCCTGGATTCGATACGGCGTCTTCCCGAGGCTGGCGGCGGAGGAGGCGCCGTATTGGGTCGAGACCGACGAGAAGTGGGCGTCGTTCGTCTGCAAGCAGCTGCTCGGCAACGCGCTGAAATATTCCGCCGCGGCGGGCGGGACGCGCGTCGAGGTCCGGCTTGCGCGGACGCCGGAAGGGGTGCGCCTCGAGGTCGCGGACGAGGGGATCGGCATTCCGCCGGAGGATATGCCGCGCGTGTTCGAGCCGTTCTTTACGGGCGCGAACGGGCGGCTCGTCGCCGAATCGACCGGCATGGGGCTGTACGTGGCGAAAGAGGCGTGCGACAGGCTCGGACATCGGCTGTCGATCTCTTCGAGCCCCGGGGCCGGGACGACGGCGACGGTTCTGTTCGCCGACACGGGAGCGTTGTTTCGCGAGCCGCTCGGCAGGTGA
- a CDS encoding response regulator transcription factor, with the protein MYRIWIIEDDAKIAALVAAHLSKYGYEAQRIEAYDEVKRRIAGSDRPPHLVVLDINLPKYDGFYICRQIRSVSNVPILFLSARAGEMDQVMAIEHGGDDYVTKPFHLEVLLAKIRGLLRRTYGEYAAAASGAPPREDVAEFQGLFLDRSKLTVEYEGRKAELTPKELQLLGALMTRPGEPVAREALLERLWDDVHFVDDNTLTVNVTRVRKKLEALGTPHAIETVRGVGYRLAARRETP; encoded by the coding sequence ATGTATCGGATATGGATCATCGAGGACGATGCGAAGATCGCGGCGCTCGTCGCGGCGCATCTGTCGAAGTACGGATACGAAGCGCAGAGAATCGAGGCGTACGACGAGGTGAAGCGGCGGATCGCGGGAAGCGATCGGCCGCCTCATCTCGTCGTGCTCGATATCAATCTGCCGAAATACGACGGGTTTTATATATGCCGACAAATTCGGAGCGTGAGCAACGTTCCGATTTTGTTCTTGTCCGCGCGCGCCGGAGAGATGGATCAGGTGATGGCGATCGAGCACGGCGGCGACGATTACGTGACGAAGCCGTTCCATCTCGAGGTGCTGCTCGCGAAGATCCGGGGGCTGCTGCGCCGGACGTACGGCGAATACGCCGCGGCGGCATCCGGCGCGCCGCCGCGCGAGGACGTCGCCGAGTTTCAGGGGTTGTTCTTGGACCGGTCGAAGCTGACGGTCGAATACGAAGGGCGGAAGGCGGAGCTGACGCCGAAGGAGCTGCAGCTGCTCGGCGCGCTGATGACGCGTCCCGGGGAGCCGGTCGCGAGGGAGGCGCTGCTCGAGCGGCTCTGGGACGACGTTCACTTCGTCGACGACAACACGCTGACCGTCAACGTGACGCGGGTGCGCAAGAAGCTGGAAGCGCTCGGCACGCCGCACGCCATCGAGACGGTTCGCGGCGTCGGGTATCGGCTCGCGGCGCGGAGGGAGACGCCATGA
- a CDS encoding SPFH domain-containing protein, producing the protein MKEFGAWKINGFLAVLLGLVVAAVGAYALTLSSFLPVVGVLLLLIAFLLLCSITVVQPNQASVLTFFGEYKGTVREDGFWMVLPFAARQKLSLRVRNFNSAKLKVNDIEGNPIEIAAVIVFKVVETAKASFEVDKYEQFVEIQSETALRHVASKYPYDNFTEDGMSLRGNADEVSAELARELQSRLSVAGVDVLEARLTHLAYSTEIAGAMLQRQQASAIIAARQKIVEGAVGMVKDALEQLERDSGVALDPERKAAMANNLMVAIVSDRAAQPVINTSSLY; encoded by the coding sequence ATGAAAGAATTCGGCGCATGGAAGATCAATGGGTTTCTCGCGGTGCTGCTCGGTTTGGTCGTCGCCGCCGTCGGCGCGTACGCGCTGACGCTGTCGTCGTTCCTGCCGGTCGTCGGCGTCTTGCTGCTCTTGATCGCATTCCTGTTGCTTTGCTCGATCACGGTCGTACAGCCGAACCAAGCTTCGGTGTTGACGTTCTTCGGGGAATATAAAGGTACGGTGCGCGAGGACGGGTTTTGGATGGTGCTTCCGTTCGCGGCTCGCCAGAAGCTGTCGCTGCGGGTCCGGAATTTCAACAGCGCGAAGCTGAAGGTGAACGACATCGAAGGGAACCCGATCGAGATCGCGGCGGTCATCGTCTTCAAGGTCGTCGAGACGGCGAAGGCGAGCTTCGAAGTCGACAAATACGAGCAATTCGTCGAGATTCAGAGCGAGACGGCGCTTCGGCACGTCGCCAGCAAGTATCCGTACGATAACTTCACGGAGGACGGCATGTCGCTTCGGGGCAACGCCGACGAGGTGTCCGCGGAGCTGGCGCGCGAGCTGCAGAGCCGCCTCTCGGTCGCCGGCGTCGACGTGCTCGAGGCGCGGCTGACGCATCTGGCGTATTCGACGGAGATCGCCGGCGCCATGCTGCAGCGGCAGCAAGCGTCCGCCATCATCGCGGCGCGGCAGAAGATCGTGGAAGGCGCGGTCGGCATGGTGAAGGACGCGCTCGAGCAGCTGGAGCGGGACAGCGGCGTCGCGCTGGATCCCGAACGCAAGGCGGCGATGGCGAACAATTTGATGGTCGCGATCGTCTCGGACCGTGCCGCCCAACCGGTCATCAATACGAGCAGCTTGTACTGA